The genomic window CCTTGAATCAGGAGCCCGTCTTTGACAACATAGGTAACAGGTTCGTTGTGACTTTTCAACTGGCGTTGTTTGCATTCTTTTTTGTTGTGCTTATGGGATTACCCCTCGGAATAATCTCGGCCCTAAAAAGGAACAGCACAGTGGACATGGTGCTCAGAATAATAGCCTTGGTCTTCATATCAACTCCAATTTACGTTATAGCTTACCTCTTCATATGGCTCTTCTTCATCCACTGGAACGCAACAACACTCGCAGGAATACCCCCTGGACCGCCACATAAAATAACCCATATCCCTGTGATAGATGACATCCTAACCCTCAACTGGAGCAACTTCGTTCAGCAGGTAAAACGTTTCTGGCTCCCGGGCTTTACCCTTGGAATAGCGGCAGCTGGTGTTCTAATGAGGTTCACAAGGAACTCCTTCCTTGAGGCATACAGTAGGGACAGCACGCTGTTCCTCAAAGCAAAGGGTGTTCCTAAGAGCAGGCTTTACAGACACGTCCTCAAGAACGCCCTCGTCCCTGTGATAACCATACTGGCTCTCCAGTTCGGCGGGCTTCTGGCCGGAACACCGATTACGGAGACCGTTTTCAACCTTCCGGGAATAGGTCGCTACGCACTTCAGGCAATAATGTATCTGGACTTCCCGGCTTTGATAGGCGTCACGTTCCTCTACGCGATAGTCTTCGTCACGGCAAACCTGATAGCCGACATACTCTACGCGATAATCGACCCGAGGGTTAGGTTCTGAGGGTGGTGGTCATGGTCAAACAGGAGGAATACGAACCAAAGGAAGAGTACGAGATGAGCATACTGGATAGAATCAGTGACAGGCTCATAGACGGCCTTGCATCCTTTATAAGCCTCTTCAAAAAGGACTGGAAGCGAAGGAATCAGTCGAGAATTAAAGAATGGAAGCTAATGGCGTACGCCATAAACCGTTCCCCTCCGACGTTGCTCGGGCTTTTCATAGTCATCATTTACATCTTCATCGGCATATTTGGACCTTACTTGACTCCTTGGTCGTATGACTTCTTCCCAGTGAATTACAACTACTCAACCCAGCTTGCACCACCGGGCTCGACTTACTTCCTCAACGTTACGGAGCTCAAAAACGGGTACATAATCCACTACACGACATACATCCACTATCCCCTCGGTTCGGACACCTACGGAAGGGACGTTCTTAGTCTTCTTCTCGCGGGAGCCAGAACGGCGCTGGTGTTGGACATATTTATCATCCTCATAGGCCCGACAATAGGAATAATCCTCGGACTGATTTCCGGCTACTACGGTGGGAAGGTCGATGAGGTCATAATGCGTATTACGGACATGTTCCTGGCATTCCCGGGGCTTATACTCGCCATTGCCCTCTCCGCGGTTCTACCGGGCAGAATTCAGAACTTCCTGAATGCCCACACATGGGCCCAGACGCTCGTTTTAAAGCTCTTCGCATTGCACCCGAGAGACGTTAACAACCTTGGAAAGCTCTTGGCGGTTTTTGTCGCTCTGGTCATAGTCTGGTGGCCGGGCTACGCTAGGGTAACGCGCGGTTCAACGCTGACGGAGAAGGAGAACCTATACGTCGAGGCTGCCCGTGCGATAGGCCTACCAACCAGAACGATACTCTTCAGGCATATACTTCCCAACATCATAGGCCCTATTTTGGTTATGATCACGATGGACTTCGGTGGAATAATCCTTACGGAGGCTGGCCTGAGTTTCCTTGGACTCGGTGCCGTTCCACCAATACCGGACTGGGGTAACCTAATCAACCAGGGTTCACAGCAGTTCCCACAGGCATGGTGGCTCGTTGCCTTCCCGGGATTGGTTATAGTCACCGTCGTCCTTGGCTGGAATCTCCTCGGTGATGGTTTGAGAGACGTCCTTGACCCGAGGACAAGGAGGAGCCTCGAGTTCAAACTCAAGAAGAAGTCCGGTGGGGGTGAAGAGAATGCCTGAGCCCATCATAGAAATCAAAAACCTCAGCGTTTACTTCTACACCTACGCAGGTGTTGTCAAGGCGATAGAGAACGTGTCCTTTGACATCTACCGTGGCGAAACACTGGCCCTCGTCGGTGAGACCGGCTGTGGAAAAAGCGTCACCTCAAGGGCGATAACCAAGCTCATCGAGAGCCCCGGTAGGATAGTGAACGGTCAGGTGATTTACCACAGGGACGACGGCTCAACAATCGATTTGCTCAAGCTAAGCGAAGAGGAGATACGGGAAATCCGGGGTAATGAGATAGCATACATCTTCCAAGACCCGCATTCCTCCCTTGACCCCCTGTACACCGTTGGATATCAGATAGGTGAGGCCATGGAAGTTCACGGCAAGGTCAAGAACATAAAAGAAGGCATAGCGAAGGCTGTGGACATTTTGAGGGAAGTCCTCATCCCAGATCCTGAGAGGAGAGTTAAAAATTATCCCCATGAACTTTCCGGGGGTATGAAACAGAGGGTTGTGATTGGAATAGGGATAGCCAACAACCCGAGGTTGCTCATAGCTGACGAGCCCACAACCGCGCTCGACGTTACCGTTCAGGCACAGATACTCGAGCTTCTCAACGAGCTGAAGAGAAAATATAATGCGACAGTTCTCCTCATAACTCACAACCTGGGTGTTGTTGCGGAAACGGCCCAGCGCGTCGTTGTCATGTACGCGGGGAAGGTTGTTGAGATAGGCAGTGTTGACCAGATATTCCACAACCCCCTGCATCCATACACCATTGCACTTCTCAGGGCAGTGCCAAACCCCCTAAAGAGGATAGAAAAGCTCGAGAGCATTCCCGGAACAGTCCCGAACCTTATAACTCCACCGAAGGGCTGTCGCTTCCACCCGAGATGCCCACTGGCTGAAGAGCGTTGCAGAAAAGAGGAGCCCAAACTCAAGGAGATAGAACCGGGCCATTTTGTGGCCTGCCACAGATACTGAGGTGATGACGATGGAACCAGTGCTCAAGGTTGAAAACCTCAAAAAGTATTTCCCCGTTAGGAGCCTCCTGAGAACTGTTGCGTGGGTTAAAGCCGTTGATGGAGTCAGCTTCGAGATAATGCCCGGTGAAACCTTTGGACTGGTTGGGGAAAGCGGTTGCGGGAAGACAACCACGGGAAGAACAATACTCAGGCTCATCGAACCGACAGAGGGCAAGATTACCTTTATGGGAAAGGACGTGACAGGGCTCAAGGGGAAGGAACTCCTCTGGTTCAGGCGACATGCCCAGATAATGTTTCAGGACCCGTATTCCTCCCTTAACCCAAGACAGACAGTTTTCAACATTATAATGGAGCCAGTCAAGTTCCACGGTATAGAGGTCGATGACCCGGAGGAGTTCGTTATACGCCTGTTGGAGAGCGTTGGTCTTAACGAGATGCACCTCTACCGCTATCCCCACGAGTTCTCCGGGGGACAGAGACAGAGGATTGCATTGGCTAAAATACTCGCACTTCAGCCCGACTTCGTTGTCCTTGACGAACCAACTTCCGCCCTCGACGTTTCGGTTCAGGCCAACATTTTAAACACCCTCAAGGAGCTCCAGAAGAAGCACGGCTTTTCGTATCTCTTCATAAGCCATGACCTTGGCGTTGTCAAATACATGAGCCACCGCATGGGGGTCATGTACCTCGGAAAGCTCGTGGAGATAGGCCCGGCCGAGAGAATCTTTGAGAACCCGCTACATCCCTACACCCAGATGCTCCTCTCGGCCATACCAATCCCCGATCCCGAACTCGCAAGGAAAAAGAAGAAAATGGAAATTAAGGGCGAACCTCCGAGTCCAATCAATCCGCCGAAGGGCTGTCGCTTCCACCCGAGGTGCCCCCTGGCCAAGGCAGGACTCTGCGACAAGAAAGAACCGCCTCTCATCGAAGTTGAAAAAGACCACTACGTGGCCTGCTGGCTCTACGCAAAGTCCTGAGCCCTTTTCCTTATTTCCTCCGTTACTCCAACGTTTTTAAAAAGCGCGGAGAAAAATGCAGTCCTGAAAACCGGGTCGATTTTGAGGAGGTTTGTGTAGACCTTATCAACCCCTTCCTCTCCAAGAACCCGTCCATTGGCGAGCCGGAGCTTTCTGTAAAGAACTCCCAGTTCTGTGATTTTAACACCTTCAAGTTCGTCTTCACCTTTGACGCCCAGTATTCTCTCCAGCAACGCAAGGGCAAGCGAATACTCCCGCTCAGCCTTCGACAGTTCCTCATCTATTGCAACGTGTCTGCTGTGACCCGTTGGGATTCCAAGTATTCTCCAGACGTTCCAGCGCCTCATGTGGGTTATCCTCTTCTCCCTGACCTCATTTGAGTTTTCAAGGAGTTCCCGGTAAAGCCCCTTCAGGAGTTCTTCAACGGGTTTTCCCAGAAGTTTCGGAAGCGCGTCGTTGACCTCTTCCTTTAGGGCTACTGCCGAGGTATCTTTTATCATAACGACCTTCCTCGGCTCAAGGGAGACGAACTCGATGAAGTATGTGTCAATCGCAAAGGTTCCCCTCTTTTTCCCATTTTTTCTCACTTCAAAGAGAACGTATGGAACGTTCATGGTCATCCCAAACCTATTTAACCACCTCCTCAATAAGGCTTGCGGTTGAGATGAGGGTTGACGAACTCCCAGTAGATGAGAGGATAAAGGACATCATCAAAGGCCGGGGCATAAGGGAGCTCTACCCACCGCAGGCCAAAGCCTTAAAGAGCGGTGTTTTAGAAGGCAGAAACCTTGTTCTGGCAATTCCAACCGCCAGCGGGAAGACCCTTGTGAGCGAGATAGTCATGGTGAACAGGCTCCTCCGGGATGGATGTAAAGCGGTTTACCTCGTTCCGCTGAAGGCCCTGGCCGAGGAGAAGTACCGCGAGTTCAAGGAGTGGGAAAAGCTCGGTCTTAAGGTTGCCGCGACGACCGGCGACTACGACTCAACGGACGAGTGGCTTGGGAAGTACGACATAATAGTTGCCACCGCCGAGAAGTTCGACTCGCTCCTGAGGCACAACGCCAGATGGATTGACGATGTAAAACTTGTGGTTGCCGACGAGGTTCACCTTATCGGTTCGTACGACAGGGGAGCGACGCTGGAGATGATTCTAACCCACATGCTCGGAAGGGCCCAGATTTTGGCCCTGAGTGCCACAGTCGGCAACGCCGAGGAGCTGGCGGAATGGCTTGATGCAGAACTTGTAGTTAGCGACTGGCGTCCCGTTGAACTAAAAAGAGGAGTTTTCCACACGGGAACGCTCATCTGGGAGGACGGCAAGGTAGAAACCTACCCCGAGAACTGGTATTCCCTCGTCGTCGATGCCGTGAAGAGGGGTAAAGGGGCCCTCGTCTTCGTAAACACAAGGAGGAGTGCAGAGAAGGAAGCAATAGCCCTCTCAAGGCTGGTATCAAGCCACCTCACCAAGTCCGAGAGAAGGGCCCTTGAGAGTTTGGCCTCCCAGCTTGAGGACAATCCCACGAGCGAGAAACTGAGAAGGGCAATAAAAGGTGGCGTTGCCTTCCACCACGCCGGCTTAAGCAGGGCCGAGAGGACTTTGATAGAAGACGCCTTCAGGGAGGGGCTGATTAAGGTCATAACGGCGACGCCGACCTTAAGTGCTGGTGTCAATTTACCGTCATTTAGAGTAATAATCCGCGACACCAAGAGATACGCGGGCTTTGGCTGGACGGACATTCCAGTCCTTGAGATACAGCAGATGATGGGCCGTGCCGGAAGGCCGAAGTACGACAGGGTTGGAGAGGCGATAATAATAGCGAGAACTGACGAACCCGGCAAGCTGATGGAGCGCTACATAAGGGGGAAACCGGAGAAACTGTTCTCCATGCTCGCCAACGAGCAGGCCTTTAGGAGCCAGATTTTGGCCCTAATCACGAACTTCGGAATAGGGAGCTTTGGAGAACTGGTTCGCTTCCTCGAAAGAACCTTTTACGCCCACCAGAGAAAGGATTTAAGTTCCCTGGAATACAAGGCCAAGAACGTTGTTTACTTCTTAATCGAGAACGAGTTCATAGATTTGGACCTTGAGGAGAAGTTCATGCCCCTTCCATTCGGCAAAAGGACGTCCCAGCTCTACATAGACCCCCTCACGGCTAAAAAGTTCAGGGACGCCTTCCCGAAACTCGAGAAAAACCCGAACCCCTTTGGAATCTTCCAGCTCGTCGCCTCAACCCCAGACATGGCGACTTTAACGGCCAGAAGGCGCGAAATGGAGGACTACTTCGACCTGGCATACGAGCTTGAGGAGGAGCTCTACTCAAGCATACCCTACTACGAGGATTCCCGCTTTCAGGGCTTCCTGAGCCAGATAAAGACAGCCAAAGTCCTCCTCGACTGGATAAACGAGGTTCCCGAAGCAAGGATTTACGAGACCTACGCGATAGACCCGGGCGACCTCTACAGACTCCTGGAGCTGGCCGACTGGCTCATGTATTCCCTCATAGAGCTCTACAAGCTCTTTGAACCGAAGGAGGACGTTCTTCAATACCTTCGGGACCTTCACCTAAGGCTCAGACACGGCGTTCGCGAGGAGCTCCTTGAGCTGGTTAAACTTCCGAACATCGGAAGGAAGAGGGCGAGGGCCCTGTACAACGCCGGCTTCAGGAGCGTTGAGGAAATAGCCAACGCGAAACCAGCGGAGCTTCTTGCCGTTGAGGGAATCGGAGCCAAAATCCTCGACGGAATATACCGATACCTTGGGATAGAAAAGCGGGTGAGGGAAAAGCCAAAGAGGAAGGGGACCCTTGAGGACTTCCTCAGATAGCCTCTCCTTCTCCTCCCGTCCAGAGAACAAAGACGTTTCTTTCCGGGTTAAGGCCATTTTCATGTGCTTCTGAGTATAACCTTCCGCCTGTTCTCTGGCCGAGGAAATACGCCAGAACAAAGGTCAGTATAAAGGGAACTCCAGAGGCGTTCCAGCTGAGTCCGGCAAGGTACCTCATAAGCACTACGAGGGGAACCGGAAGGTGAACGGCCAAGGCCCATTCAAGTTTGTTACCCGTTCTCTTTGCGTGTGCCCTCCAGAACCCGAACGGGATATTTACGAGGAACGTAACTACGAGTCCGATAATGAACCAGCTCACGTTCATCTTTCCCACCAACACTGTTCCTGTGACAAACCTTAAAAAGTTTTGCTATCCTAATTAAACCCAACTTTTTTAAAGCTCCTTCCCCCTACTCGGGGTGGGCTCGATGATTGTAATAGTAACGGGAATGCCCGGTTCTGGAAAGAGCAAAATCGTGAAAGAGTTTGAGAAGAGAGGTTTTCCAAGCGTTTCTCTCGGCGATATCGTGCGCGAGGAGACCGTAAAGCGAGGCCTTGAGCTTACCAAGGAGAACGTTGCCAAGGTGAGCATTAGGCTGAGGCAGGAGCTGGGCCAGAATGCCGTGGCTAAGCTCGCCGTTAGGAAGGTGGAAGAGCTCCTGAAAAAAAGTCCAATCGTCGTTATCGATGGGGTTCGTTCCCTTGATGAGGTAGGAACGTTTAGAGGAGCCTTTCCAGATGAGGACATAGTCATAGTGGCCGTGCACACACCACCAAAGCTTCGCTTTGAAAGGCTTAAAGCCCGCGGAAGGCACGATGACCCCAAAACGTGGGAGGACTTTGAGGAAAGGGACTGGAAGGAGCTCCGCTTTGGAATCGGTGGCGTTATAGCGATGGCAGACTACATGCTCGTTAACGATGGGAGCAAGGAGGAGTACGAAAAAAAGGTCAAGGAACTCGTTGAAGTTATCCTAGCATTGAGTCGAGGAGAAGCATGACGTAGAAGCCCGCAAAAAAGCCCAGTGTAACCAGGGTCTCACTCTTCTCGCTTTTGTATATCTCCGGAATCATCTCCTTCACCGTAACGTAGAGCATTGCCCCGCCGGCCATTCCGAGGCCGTAAGGCAGGAGCCAGCTGAAGAGCGTGAAAAAGTAAGCACCGAGCAAGACCATCGCCATCTCAGCGAAACCGCTGAGGATTCCCATCAGAATGGGCTGGAGGCGTTTCTTCTGAAGTGTGGCGAGCGGAAGGGAAACAACCGTTCCCTCCGGAAAGTCCTGGATTCCTATGGCTATCGCAGTAACGAGACCAACCTCAAGGTTGTAAACGAGCGACGTTCCGACGGCCATTCCCTCTGGCAGGTTGTGGATTATGACCGCTATCACCAGAAGCCAGACTTTCCTGAGGCGGTTTTTCATGGATTTTGGACCCTCGTAGCCTTTAACGAGGTGCTCGTGTGGTAGAAGCCGGTCTATTGCATAGATGAGGAGAACCCCCAGGGCTATCCCTACCCCGGCGGGTGCAAAAGAGTCGGTGCTCTCTATTGCGGGGAGGATTAGGGAGGTGAAGGAAGCGACTATCATGACTCCAGCGGCAAAGCTCAGAGAAAAGTCAACTCCTTCTTCGGGTATTCTTCTGGCAAAGATTGCAACCATTGCACCGAGTGATGTCATTATCGCGACGAACAGACCAGCGTAAAAGGCCACCCATATTATCTCGCCGTTTGAAACCGCGAGTATCCACTCCGCTAGGTTTTGAATGAAGTTTTCTAACATCATTAGGCCACCCTAACAAATTCGGCGGTTGGGTTTATAAGCCTTCTTCAGAGCTTAAACCGGTGAGTGGAATGGAGGAGTTGTTTGAAGAGGTTGAGCTCGAGGCGTACGTTTATCCCACTGAGGACATCGAGAAGGTCAAAAAGGCAATGCTGAACCTCGTTCCGGACCTTGAGTTTGAAACGTTCGAGAGGGATGAATACGTTATTCTTACCGGACGGACGAGGAGCAAAAAGGCACTGAGCAGGCTTTACGAGCTGTTCCGAGGACAGGCGATACTCGATACCGCGAGGAGTTTTCTTGAGGAGGGCTACTTCGGGGAAGAGATAATCGTCAAGGTTAACAAGCAGGCCGCCTACGCCGGCGTCGTCAACTTCAACGAGGAGGGCCCTCTGGGGCCGATAACGATAATCATCAGAACGAAAAATCCAAAGAAGCTCATGAAGTGGCTCGCCCCGAGGACGAAGGACGGCGTGCCAATAGAGTAAAAAGAAACAGTGTCATTCCGATTTCCTTTTTCGTCCCCAGCTTATCCTTGCTGTCAGGATTTTCTCGCTTGCGAAGACCCTTGCGGTTACGTAAAGGGTAGCTCCTGCAACCGCCGTCAGGTA from Thermococcus sp. includes these protein-coding regions:
- a CDS encoding ABC transporter permease — its product is MAGLGKFLVRRALTFVPTLIGVTLIVFVIAYVIPANPVRAWAGGEKASQAAIEMIKKEYHLDQPWYDQYIFLVKGLFTNSLLDPLNQEPVFDNIGNRFVVTFQLALFAFFFVVLMGLPLGIISALKRNSTVDMVLRIIALVFISTPIYVIAYLFIWLFFIHWNATTLAGIPPGPPHKITHIPVIDDILTLNWSNFVQQVKRFWLPGFTLGIAAAGVLMRFTRNSFLEAYSRDSTLFLKAKGVPKSRLYRHVLKNALVPVITILALQFGGLLAGTPITETVFNLPGIGRYALQAIMYLDFPALIGVTFLYAIVFVTANLIADILYAIIDPRVRF
- a CDS encoding ABC transporter permease, whose product is MVKQEEYEPKEEYEMSILDRISDRLIDGLASFISLFKKDWKRRNQSRIKEWKLMAYAINRSPPTLLGLFIVIIYIFIGIFGPYLTPWSYDFFPVNYNYSTQLAPPGSTYFLNVTELKNGYIIHYTTYIHYPLGSDTYGRDVLSLLLAGARTALVLDIFIILIGPTIGIILGLISGYYGGKVDEVIMRITDMFLAFPGLILAIALSAVLPGRIQNFLNAHTWAQTLVLKLFALHPRDVNNLGKLLAVFVALVIVWWPGYARVTRGSTLTEKENLYVEAARAIGLPTRTILFRHILPNIIGPILVMITMDFGGIILTEAGLSFLGLGAVPPIPDWGNLINQGSQQFPQAWWLVAFPGLVIVTVVLGWNLLGDGLRDVLDPRTRRSLEFKLKKKSGGGEENA
- a CDS encoding ABC transporter ATP-binding protein, encoding MPEPIIEIKNLSVYFYTYAGVVKAIENVSFDIYRGETLALVGETGCGKSVTSRAITKLIESPGRIVNGQVIYHRDDGSTIDLLKLSEEEIREIRGNEIAYIFQDPHSSLDPLYTVGYQIGEAMEVHGKVKNIKEGIAKAVDILREVLIPDPERRVKNYPHELSGGMKQRVVIGIGIANNPRLLIADEPTTALDVTVQAQILELLNELKRKYNATVLLITHNLGVVAETAQRVVVMYAGKVVEIGSVDQIFHNPLHPYTIALLRAVPNPLKRIEKLESIPGTVPNLITPPKGCRFHPRCPLAEERCRKEEPKLKEIEPGHFVACHRY
- a CDS encoding ABC transporter ATP-binding protein, producing the protein MTMEPVLKVENLKKYFPVRSLLRTVAWVKAVDGVSFEIMPGETFGLVGESGCGKTTTGRTILRLIEPTEGKITFMGKDVTGLKGKELLWFRRHAQIMFQDPYSSLNPRQTVFNIIMEPVKFHGIEVDDPEEFVIRLLESVGLNEMHLYRYPHEFSGGQRQRIALAKILALQPDFVVLDEPTSALDVSVQANILNTLKELQKKHGFSYLFISHDLGVVKYMSHRMGVMYLGKLVEIGPAERIFENPLHPYTQMLLSAIPIPDPELARKKKKMEIKGEPPSPINPPKGCRFHPRCPLAKAGLCDKKEPPLIEVEKDHYVACWLYAKS
- a CDS encoding ATP-dependent DNA helicase, translated to MRVDELPVDERIKDIIKGRGIRELYPPQAKALKSGVLEGRNLVLAIPTASGKTLVSEIVMVNRLLRDGCKAVYLVPLKALAEEKYREFKEWEKLGLKVAATTGDYDSTDEWLGKYDIIVATAEKFDSLLRHNARWIDDVKLVVADEVHLIGSYDRGATLEMILTHMLGRAQILALSATVGNAEELAEWLDAELVVSDWRPVELKRGVFHTGTLIWEDGKVETYPENWYSLVVDAVKRGKGALVFVNTRRSAEKEAIALSRLVSSHLTKSERRALESLASQLEDNPTSEKLRRAIKGGVAFHHAGLSRAERTLIEDAFREGLIKVITATPTLSAGVNLPSFRVIIRDTKRYAGFGWTDIPVLEIQQMMGRAGRPKYDRVGEAIIIARTDEPGKLMERYIRGKPEKLFSMLANEQAFRSQILALITNFGIGSFGELVRFLERTFYAHQRKDLSSLEYKAKNVVYFLIENEFIDLDLEEKFMPLPFGKRTSQLYIDPLTAKKFRDAFPKLEKNPNPFGIFQLVASTPDMATLTARRREMEDYFDLAYELEEELYSSIPYYEDSRFQGFLSQIKTAKVLLDWINEVPEARIYETYAIDPGDLYRLLELADWLMYSLIELYKLFEPKEDVLQYLRDLHLRLRHGVREELLELVKLPNIGRKRARALYNAGFRSVEEIANAKPAELLAVEGIGAKILDGIYRYLGIEKRVREKPKRKGTLEDFLR
- a CDS encoding dephospho-CoA kinase, which produces MIVIVTGMPGSGKSKIVKEFEKRGFPSVSLGDIVREETVKRGLELTKENVAKVSIRLRQELGQNAVAKLAVRKVEELLKKSPIVVIDGVRSLDEVGTFRGAFPDEDIVIVAVHTPPKLRFERLKARGRHDDPKTWEDFEERDWKELRFGIGGVIAMADYMLVNDGSKEEYEKKVKELVEVILALSRGEA
- a CDS encoding ZIP family metal transporter produces the protein MLENFIQNLAEWILAVSNGEIIWVAFYAGLFVAIMTSLGAMVAIFARRIPEEGVDFSLSFAAGVMIVASFTSLILPAIESTDSFAPAGVGIALGVLLIYAIDRLLPHEHLVKGYEGPKSMKNRLRKVWLLVIAVIIHNLPEGMAVGTSLVYNLEVGLVTAIAIGIQDFPEGTVVSLPLATLQKKRLQPILMGILSGFAEMAMVLLGAYFFTLFSWLLPYGLGMAGGAMLYVTVKEMIPEIYKSEKSETLVTLGFFAGFYVMLLLDSMLG
- a CDS encoding RNA-binding domain-containing protein, which encodes MEELFEEVELEAYVYPTEDIEKVKKAMLNLVPDLEFETFERDEYVILTGRTRSKKALSRLYELFRGQAILDTARSFLEEGYFGEEIIVKVNKQAAYAGVVNFNEEGPLGPITIIIRTKNPKKLMKWLAPRTKDGVPIE